The Cardinium endosymbiont cEper1 of Encarsia pergandiella nucleotide sequence TAGGTTTTGCGGCTAGTGGTATGGACCCTAAAATCAATCCTTTTTTTATTCCTAAAATTATACCGGATATTCCCTCTGGTCATTTATCTATTAAATATGGTTTTAAGGGGCCTAACTTTGCTACAGTTGCAGCATGTGCTTCTGCAGTAAACGCTATAGTAGCTGCTTTTCAATTGATTAAACTAGGGGATGCAGATGTAGTGGTAGCAGGCGGTTCAGAAGCGCCTATTATTCAAATAGGCATCGCTGGATTTAATGCATTAAAAGCGCTCTCGCAACGCAATGAAGACTACTTAACTGCTTCACGTCCTTTTGATCAGACCAGAGATGGTTTTGTGATGGGAGAGGGAGCAGGTGCTTTGATTCTTGAATCTTATACCCATGCCCAAAAAAGAAATGCTAAAATTTATGCCGAATTAGTAGGTGTAGGTATGTCTGCAGATGCCCATCACATTACCGCGCCAGATACAGGAGGGGTCATTTTAGCATTGCAACGTGCTTTCACCAGTGCCCAAATTACACCAGATGGTATAGATTACATTAATGCCCATGGGACCAGCACTCCATTAGGTGATCTCAATGAGGTGGAGGCTATTCAACATGTATTTGGTACCCATGCTTATAAGCTTAACATTAGTTCGACTAAGTCCATGACGGGTCACTTATTGGGTGCGGCAGGGGCGATAGAGTCTATTGCTACTGTTTTGGCCTTGTTACATCAAGTCGTTCCCCCAACCATTAATCATAAAATATTAGATGAAGCCATTGATCCACGGATCAATCTAACTTTAAATCATCCAGTAAAAAGAACCATATTATTTGCCCAAAACAATGCCTTTGGTTTTGGTGGACATAACGTTTCTATAATCTTCAAAAAATGCGAAGATTCCTAAATTTATTCCAGTATATTTTTATAAAGCAAAATCCTGCTACCCAACAGTTGGTCTCTTTTATAAGAGCAGTTACCGGAATGATGCCTATAAATCTGGCTTTATATAAGGTAGCCCTTCAGCATAGTTCTATAGAAGAAGGACATACTTCCAATGAACGACTTGAATTTCTAGGTGATGCTATATTATCTGCTATTGTTGCAGACTATCTCTTCAAAAAATATCCATTAAAAGAGGAAGGTTTTTTAACAGACATACGGTCAAGGTTGGTCAATAGGGATGCTTTAAATGGGTTGGCACGTAAAATACATTTAGATAAGCTGTTGCATTATGATACCAATCTGGTAAACCCAAGTCGCCATAAATTTATGTATGGCAATGCCTTAGAGGCTTTTATTGGTGCCGTTTATTTAGATCATGGCTATGAGCGTTGCCAAAAGTTTGTTATTGATTATTTAATAGTCAATTATATAAGTCTAAAAGAGCTGATAGAACATGATACCAATTTTAAAAGTAAGATCATTCAATGGGCACACAAACATCACCTTCAAGTAGTTTTCAAAATTCTTGAAGAGAAACAATGTGAACACTATAAAGAATTTACTGCTCAGGTGCTGATAGGTGAAAAAGTTATGGGAGAGGGGACGGGTAGAACTAAAAAATGTGCTGAACAAATGGCTGCCCAGCAGGCGCTACAATATACAGCGCAAATAGAAACAAATTAAAAGCGCTCAGTAGTCTTTTTAGTTGCGACTTTTGACAAGAACTATCTTTCTCTATTTTTAGGCAGCGCAGTTAGAAAGCTAAACAGATACATTGAAAATTGATTGATGATTGGGTCAATACTAAGGTTTTCGTTCTTATTTTCTATAAATAGCATCTATCTAGAACAATTATGGCAAAAGAAGATATACAAGATATTATTCATGCATCTGATTATCCATATGGATTTGAAAGCAATATTCCTGTAGATACCATTCCCAAAGGCTTAACGGAAGCTACCATTCGCCTTATTGCTGAGAAAAAAAAAGAGCCAGCGTGGTTGCTCAAACGCCGTTTAGAAGCTTTTTATCATTGGTCTAAATTAAAAGAGCCTACCTGGGCAAAAATTGTCTATCCACCTATAGATTACCAAAATATTATTTATTACGCAGCACCCAAACAAACGGTACAGTTAAACAGTTTAGAAGAGGCTGATCCAGAACTTTTGGCTACTTTTAAGCGGTTGGGCATTTCGTTAGAGGAGCAAAAAAGACTAACGGGTGTAGCGATGGATGTGGTGCTAGATAGTGTTTCCGTGGCCACGACTTTTAAAGATACATTAAACAAGCTAGGCATTATTTTTTGTTCTTTTAGTGAAGCGGTTCAGCAACATCCTGATTTGGTTGAAAAATATTTGGGTAAAGTAGTCCCTATGACCGATAATTATTTTTCTGCCCTTAATACTGCTGTCTTTAGTGATGGTTCCTTTTGCTACATTCCTAAGGGGGTCCATTGCCCTATGGAACTTTCTACCTATTTTCGCATCAATGCCACTAATACCGGTCAATTTGAACGCACCTTGATTGTCGCAGAAGAAGATGCCTATGTTAGCTATTTAGAGGGGTGTACAGCACCTATGCGGGATGAACATCAATTACATGCCGCTGTAGTAGAGATTTATGCTGCAAGAGGTGCGCATGTAAGATATGCTACAGTACAAAATTGGTATCCAGGCAATAAAGATGGCGTAGGTGGTGTCTATAATTTTGTAACCAAGCGAGGCCTTTGTGCTGGCGCGTACGCTAAAATTTCATGGACGCAAGTAGAAACCGGTTCAGCCATTACTTGGAAGTATCCAAGTTGCATTTTAATGGGCGACCATTCAGTAGGTGAATTTTATTCTGTAGCAGTAACCAAAAACAGACAGCAAGCAGATACAGGTACGAAAATGATCCACTTGGGTAAACATACTAAGAGTCGGATTGTAGCCAAAGGTATTGCCGCTGGTCAATCCAATAATAGCTATAGAGGTTTGGTCAAGATCGCCCCTGGAGCAGTACATGCCACTAATTTTTCTCAGTGTGATTCTTTGTTAATTGGTAATAGCTGTGGTGCCCATACTTTTCCTTATATAGCAGTAAGCCATCCAACTGGCCAAGTCGCACATGAAGCCACGACATCTAAAATTAGTGAGGATCAACTTTTTTATTGTAATCAACGTGGTATCGATCATGAAACTGCTATTGCACTTATTGTCAATGGTTATTGCAAAGAAGTACTCAATCAGTTGCCTATGGAGTTTGCAGTAGAAGCACAAAAATTATTGGCGCTTACGCTGGAAGGTAGCGTTGGATAATCGGACTTTTTGCATAACATTGTCTACTTGTTTAATATTACTAGAGATGTGGGGAGGCTACCATATAGGATGCTACTATTCTAACGCTAACCTTTTTTATACCTTTTAAAGGCTCTGGTAAGTTGTTTTAGTCTTTTTTGTTGATTATTCAGCGGCATCCACCCCGTACCTGTTGGTTGTGGAAGTAGATAATGTGCGGCCATCATGCCTAGCCCATTGGCCGTTACGTGAACCAAATCAATTCCTATAGAAAGTGTTAAACACAATCTTTTACAAAGTAATCTAGTCAATATAGCTGTAGCTATTCCCATCAAAACCGTACGGGAAGTACCCCGAAAGCCAAAAATAGCTAAGATAAAGGGGGCAGGCACTATATATAGATACAAATCAGTAGCAATAGTTCTAATAGAAACTATTGCTTCATATAGGTCATTATTATTGTAATGTATAGCTAATACAACGGCCAATAAGGTGACCATTGCTGCAGCTACTTTAGCTACC carries:
- the sufB gene encoding Fe-S cluster assembly protein SufB, with translation MAKEDIQDIIHASDYPYGFESNIPVDTIPKGLTEATIRLIAEKKKEPAWLLKRRLEAFYHWSKLKEPTWAKIVYPPIDYQNIIYYAAPKQTVQLNSLEEADPELLATFKRLGISLEEQKRLTGVAMDVVLDSVSVATTFKDTLNKLGIIFCSFSEAVQQHPDLVEKYLGKVVPMTDNYFSALNTAVFSDGSFCYIPKGVHCPMELSTYFRINATNTGQFERTLIVAEEDAYVSYLEGCTAPMRDEHQLHAAVVEIYAARGAHVRYATVQNWYPGNKDGVGGVYNFVTKRGLCAGAYAKISWTQVETGSAITWKYPSCILMGDHSVGEFYSVAVTKNRQQADTGTKMIHLGKHTKSRIVAKGIAAGQSNNSYRGLVKIAPGAVHATNFSQCDSLLIGNSCGAHTFPYIAVSHPTGQVAHEATTSKISEDQLFYCNQRGIDHETAIALIVNGYCKEVLNQLPMEFAVEAQKLLALTLEGSVG
- the rnc gene encoding ribonuclease III, translated to MRRFLNLFQYIFIKQNPATQQLVSFIRAVTGMMPINLALYKVALQHSSIEEGHTSNERLEFLGDAILSAIVADYLFKKYPLKEEGFLTDIRSRLVNRDALNGLARKIHLDKLLHYDTNLVNPSRHKFMYGNALEAFIGAVYLDHGYERCQKFVIDYLIVNYISLKELIEHDTNFKSKIIQWAHKHHLQVVFKILEEKQCEHYKEFTAQVLIGEKVMGEGTGRTKKCAEQMAAQQALQYTAQIETN
- the fabF gene encoding beta-ketoacyl-ACP synthase II; translation: MSSTRVVVTGLGALTPIGNNVKAYWDGLVSGQSGAALITSFDTTKHKTKFACTLKGYDPHNHLDAKDARRMDPFAQYAMVAGDEAIQDAGLITPLVDKERVGVVWGSGIGGLGTTEATVLGFAASGMDPKINPFFIPKIIPDIPSGHLSIKYGFKGPNFATVAACASAVNAIVAAFQLIKLGDADVVVAGGSEAPIIQIGIAGFNALKALSQRNEDYLTASRPFDQTRDGFVMGEGAGALILESYTHAQKRNAKIYAELVGVGMSADAHHITAPDTGGVILALQRAFTSAQITPDGIDYINAHGTSTPLGDLNEVEAIQHVFGTHAYKLNISSTKSMTGHLLGAAGAIESIATVLALLHQVVPPTINHKILDEAIDPRINLTLNHPVKRTILFAQNNAFGFGGHNVSIIFKKCEDS